Within the Gopherus flavomarginatus isolate rGopFla2 chromosome 8, rGopFla2.mat.asm, whole genome shotgun sequence genome, the region gctgccccagccctgtgcacaGACAGCTCGGCAGGCTGCAGCGCTCCGCACTCCCTCGCCAGCCCGGCTCCGCCGCTGGATCGCGCTCTCCGGCCGCCCCGCAGGACCCAGGCAGCTGCCAGCATGTCCGAGATCCTCCCCTACAGCGAGGAGAAGGTGGCCCGCTACGGCACCGACTCCGAAGTCAGCGAGATCTCCTTCAGCTGCCGGCTCCAGGACACCAACTCCTTCTTCGGGGGCAACCAGGCCAAGCGGCCCCCCAAGCTGGGGCAGATCGGCAGGGCCAAGAGAGGTAA harbors:
- the CAMK2N2 gene encoding calcium/calmodulin-dependent protein kinase II inhibitor 2, with translation MSEILPYSEEKVARYGTDSEVSEISFSCRLQDTNSFFGGNQAKRPPKLGQIGRAKRVVIEDDRIDEVLKGMTDKSPSGV